One Corynebacterium matruchotii genomic window, CAATCTGGCCCGGACGCGACACCGCCATCCGAATCGTGGGCATCACCGGCACCTCCCCCACCACGGTGCGGCCCGTGGAAATGGTGCCACCCGCAATATCCTGCAACAAGGCGCAGGCCATATCCAAGGCGACCTCCACCAATGCTGGATCCACGCCCCGCTCAAACCGCCGCGACGCCTCCGAACTCAACTTATGACGCCGTGACGACCGGGCCGTCACAATAGGATCCCACGTAGCGGCCTCAAAATACACTTCCGTGGTATCAGCAGAAATCTCCGACGACACGCCCCCCATCACAGCCGCCAACGACTGGATGCCGGCATCGTCGCAAATCACCACATCTTCAGGATCTAGCTTGCGCACAACATGGTCCAGGGTTTCCAGCTGCTCACCTTGCCGGGCCAACCGCACCACCAAATCACCGCTGATCTTCTCGGCATCAAACGCATGCATCGGCTGACCCAACGCCAACATCACATAATTCGTCACATCCGTCGCCGGATTCACCGGCTGCTGGCCGGAAAGTAACAACTCCCGCTGCAACCACCACGGCGTCGTGGCCTTAGGATCAATGCCACTTACCCGACGCAACCCAAACCGCTTCGCCTTGGTCTCCGGTCGCAACTCCACGCCGATAAGCTTCGATGTTGGCTGCGGCACCTGCGGAAACTCCGCCAAAGCCGGATCCTGGTAGACCGCCGACAGCCCAAACCCGGACGCCAATTCCCGAGACAACCCCCGAGCCGACAACGCATAGCCACGATCCGGGGTGATATTCACGTCAAAAACCGTGTCATCCAGGCCCAATACCTCCCGGGCATCTGCACCCGGCTCCCCCGAATCCAACGTGAGAATACCTGACGACCTGGTGGTGAGTCCCAACTCCGCCGCGGAGCAAATCATGCCCTCCGACACGCGACCATACGTCTGCCGCGCCGAAATCTCGAAACCACCAGGCAGCACCGTCCCCGGCAACGCCACCACCACAATGTCGCCCACCGAAAAATTCTGGGCGCCACAAATAATATTCTGCACCTGATCCGGCCCCACCAACACCTGGCAGTAGCGGATCGGCTTCTTAAACTCCGTCAACTCCTCGATGGCGACCACCCGGCCCAACACCAGTGGGCCGGTGGTTTCCGGAATCGACTCGTATCCTTCGGTCTCAAACCCCACCTGCACATACATGGCATCCAACTCCGCCGGAGTCACACCAGCGAAATCCGGAAGCAAACTCTGAACCCAACTCTGAGTAATAAGCATTATCCCAATATCTCCTTTATGCCTGGATTCCGAAAGGTGCAGTGAAACGAATATCGCCCTCCACCATGTCCCGCATGTCATTCAGCCCATTGCGGAATTGCAACGTCCGATCCACCCCAATACCAAACGCAAACCCGGTATAGACCGCCGGATCAATGCCCGCAGCACGCAGCACATTCGGGTTCACCATGCCGCAACCACCCCATTCAATCCAGCCAGCCCCACCTTTCTTCTGCGGGAACCACACATCCACCTCGGCAGACGGCTCCGTGAACGGGAAATAATTAGCGCGCATCCGGGTACGAGTCTCCGCACCAAACAACGCTTTTGCTAAATGGTCAAGCGTGCCCCGCAAATGCGCCATCGTCAACCCCTCAGCCACCGCTAGGCCCTCCACCTGGTGAAACACCGGCGTGTGCGTGGCATCCAACTCGTCGGTGCGGAATACCCGACCCGGGGCAACCACATAAATCGGCAGATCCTGCGACAGCATAGTGCGCATCTGCACCGGCGACGTGTGTGTCCGCAACACCTGCCGCGACCCCTCGTGAGAAACATGGAACGTGTCCTGCAAGGTGCGCGCCGGGTGATCCGGCACAAAATTCAAGGAATCGAAATTGAAATACTCCGCCTCCACCTCTGGACCATCCGCCACCTCATAGCCCATGGAAACAAAAATATCCGTGA contains:
- the pheT gene encoding phenylalanine--tRNA ligase subunit beta; the encoded protein is MLITQSWVQSLLPDFAGVTPAELDAMYVQVGFETEGYESIPETTGPLVLGRVVAIEELTEFKKPIRYCQVLVGPDQVQNIICGAQNFSVGDIVVVALPGTVLPGGFEISARQTYGRVSEGMICSAAELGLTTRSSGILTLDSGEPGADAREVLGLDDTVFDVNITPDRGYALSARGLSRELASGFGLSAVYQDPALAEFPQVPQPTSKLIGVELRPETKAKRFGLRRVSGIDPKATTPWWLQRELLLSGQQPVNPATDVTNYVMLALGQPMHAFDAEKISGDLVVRLARQGEQLETLDHVVRKLDPEDVVICDDAGIQSLAAVMGGVSSEISADTTEVYFEAATWDPIVTARSSRRHKLSSEASRRFERGVDPALVEVALDMACALLQDIAGGTISTGRTVVGEVPVMPTIRMAVSRPGQIAGVDYAPETVVGRLREVGCKVTEHDGMLDVVPPTWRPDLTEDADLVEEVLRLEGLADIPAIVPTVSAGKGLTPAQKRRRAIGHALAYGGYVEILPTPFIRQDTFDTWGLAAEDERRNAVAVRNPLDADYAIVGTTLLPSMLEAVARNVARGMTNLSLFGQQQVSVVQGAGMSPMLSVAQRPSDAEIAGLLSTLPYQPLHVATVGTGLIEFSGPWGEGREYSYADAIESAKLVARAAGVSLTVENAEYLPWHPGRCAALLVDGVVVGHAGELHPQVVERLGLPKRTCAMELNVSALPLTQVLPAPVLSAFPAVKQDLALVVPEDVPAETVRQTIIAGGGDLLETVELFDVYRSAGLGADVKSLAFALVFRAPDRTLTDEECSVGRLAAAELAAKRFGAHMRA
- the pheS gene encoding phenylalanine--tRNA ligase subunit alpha, which gives rise to MSELTEAVEAARQAFAAATNLEELAVARREHLGDDAPISQARRALGSLPKNERKDAGRLVNQARGEAEKAYATAKTALEEKRNAEVLIAERVDVTVPTTRRQVGALHPITTLLETITDIFVSMGYEVADGPEVEAEYFNFDSLNFVPDHPARTLQDTFHVSHEGSRQVLRTHTSPVQMRTMLSQDLPIYVVAPGRVFRTDELDATHTPVFHQVEGLAVAEGLTMAHLRGTLDHLAKALFGAETRTRMRANYFPFTEPSAEVDVWFPQKKGGAGWIEWGGCGMVNPNVLRAAGIDPAVYTGFAFGIGVDRTLQFRNGLNDMRDMVEGDIRFTAPFGIQA